A genomic region of Dehalococcoidia bacterium contains the following coding sequences:
- a CDS encoding HsdR family type I site-specific deoxyribonuclease, protein MSTIGKPERATQNRVISLFRDELDYRYLGDWTDRDGNSNIDEKLLTDYLLKNDYTPAQIGTAVYKLRAEADNHSRGLYDNNKAVYSLLRYGVPVKIEAGKVTETVHLINWREPEKNDFAIAEEVTLRGNHERRPDIVLYVNGIAVAVLELKRSSVSIGDGIRQNISNQRPEFNEWFFSTVQFVFAGSDSEGLRYGSIGTPEKYFLKWKEDEQDDTRFKLDKYLIKMCSKKRLIELMYDFVLFDGGIKKLPRAHQYFAVKKAQEHVRRPEGGIIWHAQGSGKSIVMVLLAKCILENNPNARVAVITDRDELDKQIERVFSEAGETIYRTGSGRDLMRQIGQAKPRLLCSLIHKFGRKDVDNFDQFIKELEAEPIKTAGEIFVFVDECHRTESGKLHRTMKAMLKSAVFIGFTGTPLLKKDSKTTLEVFGRYIHTYKFNEAVEDEVVLDLIYEARDIDQRLSSVDRVDAWFEAKTRGLNDWQKDELKKQWGTMQKVLSSRSRMERVVSDIVFDFSVKPRLSSERGNAMLVAASIYDACKYFTLFNQTSLRGKCGLVTSYDPNTRDITTEDTGADTETDKEFIYNTYTSLLKDFAAKSGMTKTETYEELAKQLFVKEPVKMKLLIVVDKLLTGFDAPPCTYLYIDKSMQDHGLFQAICRTNRLDGEDKDFGYIVDYKDLFKKMENAIAVYTSELDNSAGGTDPEVMVQDRLKKGRERLDNSIEVLELMCEPVEPPKGELEHIHYFCGNTEIPSDLEEREPQRAALYKTTASLLRAYANIADELEAAGYDNTDIARIKRQIDSYLKLREIIRNASGESLDLKAYEADMRHLIDTYIQADEPRKISFFDNVSILDLIVKTGIANAIVSKLGSLQHNKDAIAETIENNVRSRIMVENLSDPAYYDKMSKLLDEIIIARKTKAIEYEEYLKRVAQLAKQVAIGKADDTPSSLDTPGKRALYNNLNNDETLALRIDETVKRVRPADWRGIETRERVIKQALFDIIHNVDQVELIFRIIKAQKEF, encoded by the coding sequence ATGAGCACGATCGGCAAGCCTGAACGCGCCACACAGAATCGTGTCATCTCTCTGTTCCGCGATGAGTTAGACTATCGCTACCTGGGCGACTGGACCGACCGCGACGGCAATAGCAACATCGATGAGAAGCTTCTCACCGATTACCTGCTCAAGAACGATTACACACCTGCGCAGATCGGCACCGCCGTGTATAAGCTGCGCGCCGAGGCGGACAACCACAGCCGCGGTCTTTACGATAACAACAAAGCCGTCTATAGCCTGCTGCGCTACGGCGTGCCGGTTAAGATTGAAGCGGGCAAGGTAACGGAGACCGTCCACCTCATCAACTGGCGGGAGCCTGAGAAGAACGATTTCGCCATAGCCGAGGAAGTCACACTGCGAGGCAATCATGAGCGCCGTCCCGATATCGTCTTATACGTCAACGGCATAGCCGTGGCCGTGCTGGAGCTGAAACGCAGCAGCGTTTCTATAGGCGACGGCATTCGCCAGAACATATCCAACCAGCGCCCGGAGTTCAATGAGTGGTTCTTCTCCACCGTGCAGTTCGTTTTCGCGGGCAGCGATTCGGAAGGGCTGCGCTACGGCTCGATAGGGACTCCGGAGAAATACTTTCTCAAGTGGAAAGAGGACGAGCAAGACGACACCAGATTCAAGCTGGACAAGTATCTGATAAAGATGTGCAGCAAGAAGCGCCTGATCGAGCTGATGTATGACTTCGTGCTCTTCGACGGCGGAATCAAGAAGCTGCCGAGGGCGCACCAGTATTTCGCCGTTAAGAAAGCACAGGAACACGTCAGGCGGCCGGAGGGCGGCATCATCTGGCACGCGCAGGGCAGCGGCAAAAGCATCGTAATGGTGCTGCTGGCTAAATGTATATTAGAGAACAACCCCAATGCCCGCGTAGCTGTCATAACCGATCGGGACGAACTGGACAAACAGATCGAGCGCGTATTCAGCGAAGCGGGCGAGACGATTTATCGCACCGGCAGCGGCCGCGACCTGATGCGCCAGATCGGACAGGCCAAGCCGCGCCTGTTGTGCTCGCTGATTCATAAGTTCGGCAGAAAAGACGTTGACAACTTTGATCAGTTCATCAAAGAGCTGGAGGCGGAACCTATCAAAACGGCGGGTGAAATCTTCGTCTTTGTCGATGAGTGCCATCGCACCGAGAGCGGCAAGCTGCATCGAACGATGAAAGCCATGCTCAAGAGCGCCGTCTTTATCGGCTTCACCGGAACGCCTCTGCTTAAAAAGGACAGCAAGACCACGCTCGAAGTGTTTGGCAGGTATATACACACCTATAAGTTCAACGAGGCGGTGGAAGACGAGGTAGTGCTGGACCTGATTTATGAAGCGCGGGACATCGACCAGCGGCTAAGCTCGGTAGACAGGGTCGATGCCTGGTTTGAGGCCAAGACCAGAGGACTTAACGACTGGCAGAAGGATGAATTGAAAAAGCAGTGGGGAACCATGCAGAAGGTTCTCAGCTCGCGTTCGCGCATGGAGCGAGTGGTCAGCGATATAGTCTTCGACTTCAGCGTAAAGCCACGCCTGTCCAGCGAACGGGGCAACGCCATGCTGGTGGCCGCGAGCATCTATGACGCGTGTAAGTATTTCACACTCTTTAATCAGACCTCGCTGAGGGGCAAGTGCGGGCTGGTTACGTCCTACGATCCCAATACCAGGGATATAACCACTGAGGATACCGGCGCAGACACCGAGACGGATAAGGAGTTCATTTATAACACTTACACCTCTTTGCTTAAGGATTTCGCAGCCAAGTCGGGAATGACAAAAACCGAGACCTATGAAGAACTGGCGAAGCAATTGTTCGTAAAAGAACCTGTGAAAATGAAGCTGCTTATTGTCGTGGATAAGCTGCTGACTGGCTTCGATGCGCCTCCTTGCACCTACCTATATATCGATAAGTCCATGCAAGACCACGGCCTGTTCCAGGCCATATGCCGCACTAACCGGCTGGATGGAGAGGATAAGGATTTCGGCTATATTGTGGATTACAAAGACCTGTTTAAAAAGATGGAGAACGCGATCGCAGTTTATACCTCAGAGTTGGATAACAGCGCCGGAGGCACCGATCCAGAAGTGATGGTTCAGGACCGCCTCAAAAAGGGGAGAGAACGGCTCGACAATTCGATTGAAGTCCTTGAGTTGATGTGCGAACCGGTGGAGCCTCCCAAGGGGGAACTGGAGCACATTCACTACTTTTGCGGCAATACCGAGATTCCCTCCGACTTGGAGGAACGGGAGCCGCAGCGGGCAGCGCTCTACAAGACGACCGCTTCACTGTTACGCGCCTACGCCAACATAGCAGATGAACTTGAGGCCGCGGGCTATGACAATACAGATATCGCGCGAATCAAGCGCCAGATAGACAGTTATCTAAAGCTCAGAGAAATCATACGCAATGCCAGCGGCGAAAGCCTCGACCTGAAAGCCTATGAGGCCGACATGCGTCACCTGATAGACACCTACATCCAGGCCGATGAACCCCGCAAGATTTCCTTCTTCGACAACGTAAGCATCTTGGATTTGATTGTTAAAACCGGCATCGCCAATGCCATCGTTAGCAAACTAGGCAGCCTTCAGCATAATAAGGATGCTATTGCTGAGACCATCGAGAACAACGTCCGCAGCAGAATAATGGTAGAGAATCTGAGCGATCCCGCCTACTACGATAAAATGTCTAAACTGCTGGATGAGATAATCATCGCGCGAAAGACGAAAGCCATTGAATATGAGGAATATCTCAAGCGCGTCGCGCAGCTTGCCAAGCAGGTGGCTATAGGGAAGGCCGATGATACCCCGTCTTCATTGGACACGCCGGGGAAACGCGCGCTTTACAACAACCTCAATAACGATGAAACGCTTGCACTGCGTATAGATGAAACAGTAAAACGTGTTCGCCCCGCCGATTGGCGCGGCATCGAAACGCGAGAGCGAGTAATCAAGCAAGCCTTGTTCGATATCATCCATAATGTAGACCAAGTGGAACTTATCTTTAGAATAATCAAAGCGCAGAAGGAATTTTGA
- a CDS encoding SprT family zinc-dependent metalloprotease, producing the protein MAAQLLLGDIRIDVVFKDIKNIHLSVLPPAGKVRISAPLRMNRETVRIFAISKLGWIRKQQKKLKEQERETLREYRDRESHYIWGKRYLLQVLESDQAPSIELRHNRMILTIRPETTQEKRQAIIEEWYRNLIKQAYVPLIRKWEPIIGVKVEHCFIQRMKTKWGSCNHEACNIRLNTHLAKKPSQCLEYVLVHEVIHLLEPKHNDRFISMMDKYMPRWQQYKNELNSAPLSFEHWKY; encoded by the coding sequence ATGGCAGCGCAACTGCTGTTAGGCGACATCCGCATAGACGTTGTATTTAAGGACATCAAGAATATTCATTTGAGCGTCCTTCCTCCGGCAGGGAAAGTGCGTATTTCAGCACCTTTGCGCATGAATCGCGAAACCGTTCGCATCTTTGCCATCTCTAAGCTTGGCTGGATCAGGAAACAGCAGAAGAAGCTCAAGGAACAGGAGCGCGAGACTTTACGTGAATATAGAGACCGTGAAAGCCATTATATTTGGGGGAAACGTTATCTGCTTCAGGTCTTAGAGAGTGACCAGGCGCCTTCCATCGAGTTGCGGCACAACCGCATGATTCTGACCATTCGACCTGAAACAACTCAAGAGAAGAGACAAGCCATTATCGAAGAATGGTATCGCAACCTGATCAAACAAGCCTATGTTCCGTTGATTAGGAAATGGGAACCTATAATAGGTGTTAAAGTCGAGCATTGTTTTATACAGCGAATGAAGACTAAGTGGGGCAGCTGCAATCATGAAGCATGTAATATACGCTTGAACACACATCTCGCTAAGAAGCCCTCCCAGTGTCTCGAATATGTTTTGGTACATGAGGTGATACATTTACTAGAGCCAAAACATAACGACCGTTTCATCTCTATGATGGACAAATATATGCCTCGTTGGCAGCAGTATAAGAATGAACTCAATAGTGCTCCACTGAGTTTTGAGCATTGGAAATACTAG
- a CDS encoding ATP-binding protein, protein MFDECKDNLENEGLEEDEELVYLSDDDPDEYERLSRMHRARYKQHEKKHKEFIARVLGGETNIESTVIVSSYYKLLLSWALHTHIAEDGWKIIMKEGYHKAKPQYSDVDTRFGEKQNLLVHGVLVLEKDENILVAALDQSSPGPGLLIVTGPERIIPVIEAFKDAVEKITKERNFYRGQKIQYFGFIMFLDVSNKSWGDLILDSDTKDSIWANSVGFLRNQERLNEFNIPARRGVLMVGEPGTGKTLACKGILSAAEGITCITTRSGVLEDSVQLSLLYELAQDLAPSIVFLEDIDLIAQDRDGFGYARGSALLTLLSVLDGIEECSGVVTIATTNCKETLDKAIAKRPSRFDRIIEFHKPALKQRTDLISLLCKSIPLDAKAQEYLAIRTENFTPAQIQEVVYSLAIDYCQSNEGPRPSCIICSKQDVDNAIIKIDRDNRQQTIGFSLPINGGVKKCGINISTNNERKL, encoded by the coding sequence ATGTTTGATGAATGTAAAGATAATCTGGAGAATGAAGGTTTGGAAGAAGACGAAGAGCTCGTATACTTAAGTGACGATGATCCCGACGAATACGAGAGATTGAGCAGGATGCATCGCGCCAGGTATAAGCAGCATGAGAAGAAGCACAAGGAGTTCATCGCGCGCGTCCTGGGCGGAGAGACCAATATCGAGTCGACGGTCATCGTGTCCAGCTACTACAAATTGCTGCTGAGCTGGGCCCTGCACACCCATATCGCCGAGGACGGCTGGAAGATCATAATGAAGGAAGGCTATCACAAGGCCAAGCCCCAGTACAGCGATGTTGATACGCGTTTCGGAGAAAAACAGAACCTCCTGGTGCACGGCGTGCTCGTCCTGGAGAAGGATGAGAACATACTGGTCGCGGCACTTGATCAATCCAGCCCCGGTCCCGGCCTGCTCATCGTCACCGGCCCGGAGCGCATAATACCTGTGATCGAAGCTTTCAAGGATGCCGTAGAGAAAATAACCAAAGAGCGCAACTTCTATCGCGGTCAGAAGATACAATACTTCGGCTTCATCATGTTTCTGGACGTGTCCAATAAGTCCTGGGGCGACCTTATCCTTGATTCCGATACCAAGGATAGCATCTGGGCTAACAGCGTCGGTTTTTTGAGAAACCAGGAACGTCTCAATGAATTCAATATACCCGCCCGGCGCGGCGTGCTCATGGTGGGCGAGCCCGGCACCGGCAAGACCCTGGCCTGCAAAGGAATCTTATCGGCGGCGGAAGGCATAACCTGCATCACCACCAGGTCCGGTGTGCTGGAGGACTCCGTGCAGCTTTCGCTTCTATACGAGCTGGCCCAAGACCTCGCGCCCAGCATAGTCTTCCTCGAGGATATAGACCTCATCGCGCAGGATAGAGATGGATTCGGGTATGCGAGGGGTTCCGCCCTGCTGACCCTGCTCTCGGTACTGGACGGCATCGAGGAGTGCAGCGGCGTTGTGACCATCGCAACCACCAACTGCAAGGAGACGCTGGATAAGGCCATCGCCAAAAGGCCCAGCCGCTTCGACCGCATCATCGAGTTCCACAAGCCGGCGCTGAAACAGCGCACCGATCTTATCTCGTTACTGTGCAAATCGATACCGCTCGACGCGAAGGCGCAGGAATACCTGGCGATCAGGACGGAGAACTTCACGCCGGCCCAGATACAGGAGGTGGTCTACAGCCTGGCCATCGATTACTGTCAGAGTAACGAAGGCCCGAGGCCGTCCTGCATCATCTGCAGCAAGCAGGATGTGGATAACGCTATCATCAAGATCGACCGCGACAACAGGCAGCAGACGATAGGTTTCAGCCTGCCGATTAACGGAGGTGTGAAGAAATGCGGTATAAATATCTCTACTAATAACGAGAGGAAGCTGTGA
- a CDS encoding restriction endonuclease subunit S, protein MIPSEWQEKPLREISLMHGRIGWQGLTQAEFTSNAEDPFLITGVDFRDGGIDWDTAYHVSHERYDVAPQIQLRSGDVLMTKDGTIGKMLYVEHIPYPGLATLNSHLLVLRPIHNSYIPSFLFYQMLSRRFSEYIEQNKSGSTFFGLSQEATGRYMTLLPPLAEQEAIAAALSDADALIEALEQLIAKKRQIKQGAMQELLTGKRRLPGFFSHAMSKTEIGDFPSDWSIVSLGFIVDQKRRIRYGIVQPGIFYPNGRYMIRGQDYSEAKGWAAPEHVFRVSPLIEEKYRNARVREGDLIMTIVGYCGHVEMVPSWLDGANLTQTTARIAIDSARANPIFCKYTLQSQAVRGQVVNFLKGAAQPGLNCGDVEQFLVPLPPIKEQTAIATILSDMDADIVALEKKLAKARQVKQGMMQELLTGRIRLV, encoded by the coding sequence ATGATTCCTAGCGAATGGCAAGAAAAACCCCTTAGAGAAATCAGCTTGATGCATGGTCGTATAGGCTGGCAAGGCCTAACTCAGGCTGAATTCACGTCAAATGCTGAAGATCCATTCCTTATAACCGGCGTCGACTTTAGAGATGGTGGTATCGATTGGGATACAGCCTATCACGTGTCCCACGAAAGATATGATGTTGCCCCTCAGATTCAATTACGTTCCGGCGATGTCTTGATGACAAAGGACGGAACAATAGGCAAAATGCTATATGTCGAACATATCCCATATCCAGGATTGGCAACACTAAACAGTCATTTGCTTGTCTTACGGCCGATACACAATTCATATATCCCTAGTTTCTTATTCTACCAGATGTTATCCCGTCGATTCTCAGAGTATATTGAGCAGAACAAATCAGGGTCAACGTTTTTTGGTCTTAGTCAGGAGGCAACTGGTCGTTATATGACACTGTTGCCTCCTCTCGCCGAGCAGGAAGCCATCGCCGCAGCTCTCAGTGACGCGGACGCCCTCATTGAGGCGCTGGAGCAGCTCATTGCCAAGAAGCGCCAGATCAAACAGGGCGCCATGCAGGAGCTGCTCACGGGCAAGAGACGGCTGCCGGGGTTTTTCAGTCATGCAATGAGTAAGACCGAAATAGGAGATTTTCCATCTGATTGGTCAATAGTATCACTTGGATTTATTGTGGATCAAAAAAGAAGGATACGTTACGGTATTGTTCAACCTGGTATATTTTATCCAAATGGGCGATATATGATTCGTGGTCAAGATTATTCTGAAGCTAAAGGATGGGCTGCCCCCGAACATGTGTTTAGGGTATCCCCTCTGATTGAAGAAAAATACAGAAATGCCCGCGTGAGAGAAGGCGATCTTATAATGACAATCGTAGGATACTGTGGTCATGTTGAAATGGTGCCAAGTTGGCTTGATGGCGCAAATTTGACTCAGACTACGGCACGAATAGCAATAGATTCTGCACGTGCTAACCCAATTTTCTGCAAATATACTCTACAGAGCCAGGCAGTAAGAGGACAGGTAGTAAATTTTCTTAAAGGTGCTGCACAGCCGGGATTAAACTGTGGTGATGTTGAACAATTTCTAGTTCCCCTTCCGCCAATTAAAGAACAAACCGCCATCGCCACCATCCTCTCGGACATGGATGCAGATATCGTCGCATTGGAGAAGAAGCTGGCCAAAGCCCGCCAGGTCAAGCAGGGCATGATGCAGGAACTGCTCACCGGGAGGATCAGGCTGGTATGA
- a CDS encoding DUF4062 domain-containing protein — translation MKPKRIFISSVQKEFAAEREALRDYLRGDALLKQFFEPFLFEEVPAADRRADELYLDEVKRSDIYVGLFGNEYGAEDAEGLSPTEREFDQATALGKLRLIYIKGDDDKSKHPQMRALIRRAGSELVRRRFNTAEELCSALYASLIDHLSRTGVIQSLPFDEQPCPEAALEDLDEAAMQQFLREARSRRKFPLAESTPVEGVLAHLNMIRETRPSQAAMLLFGKQPQRFIPCSEIRCMHFHGNAVQRPAPYYRIFKGTLFEQVDQAVDFVLSKMDMSIGTRSNGIQAPTRYELPPEVIREAVVNAVAHRDYTQPGAVQVSVFADRLEVWNPGELLPPLTPPQLRKPHLSVTRNAQVCEALYLAGYIEKYGTGTLMMIKESIGHALPEPDFIEAPGAFIVTLWRDWLTESVLLGLSLNERQTAVIPHLKIRRQITNADYRQLTGVTDRTAARDLDELVKKGLLVKTAKTGRSTAYRLPAKPAINPTNQTDAKPDKKPTNPSSPEAASKKNGRSRKKQS, via the coding sequence ATGAAACCCAAGCGCATCTTCATTAGCAGCGTGCAAAAGGAATTCGCGGCGGAGCGAGAAGCTCTGCGGGATTATCTGCGCGGCGACGCGCTGCTAAAGCAGTTCTTTGAGCCGTTCCTATTCGAGGAGGTCCCCGCCGCCGACCGCCGGGCGGATGAGCTTTACCTCGATGAGGTCAAGCGTAGTGATATTTATGTAGGCCTGTTCGGCAACGAGTATGGGGCTGAAGACGCAGAAGGCCTCTCGCCAACGGAACGCGAGTTCGATCAAGCCACTGCGCTGGGCAAACTGCGTCTGATATACATCAAAGGTGATGACGACAAATCGAAACACCCCCAAATGCGGGCTTTGATCCGGCGAGCGGGCAGCGAACTTGTGCGCCGCCGATTTAACACGGCGGAGGAACTTTGCTCTGCGCTGTATGCGAGCTTGATCGACCATCTGAGCAGAACGGGAGTGATTCAGAGTCTGCCGTTCGATGAGCAGCCTTGTCCTGAAGCGGCGCTTGAAGACCTGGACGAAGCAGCTATGCAGCAGTTCTTGCGGGAGGCGCGCAGCCGCCGGAAGTTCCCCTTGGCTGAATCAACTCCGGTGGAAGGTGTCCTCGCACATTTGAACATGATCAGGGAAACACGCCCCTCGCAGGCAGCCATGCTGTTATTCGGCAAGCAGCCTCAGCGGTTCATTCCCTGTTCGGAAATTCGTTGCATGCATTTTCACGGCAACGCTGTTCAGCGGCCTGCGCCTTATTATCGCATTTTCAAAGGCACCCTCTTTGAGCAAGTAGATCAAGCGGTGGATTTCGTTCTGTCCAAGATGGATATGAGTATCGGCACTCGTTCTAACGGAATCCAAGCCCCCACACGATATGAACTACCGCCGGAAGTGATTCGCGAGGCGGTCGTGAACGCTGTTGCCCATCGGGATTATACTCAACCGGGGGCGGTCCAGGTTTCAGTGTTTGCGGATCGTCTGGAGGTCTGGAATCCCGGAGAACTCCTTCCGCCGCTAACCCCACCGCAACTGCGCAAGCCGCACCTTTCGGTGACCCGCAATGCGCAGGTGTGCGAAGCGCTCTATCTGGCCGGCTACATTGAGAAGTATGGCACCGGCACGCTGATGATGATTAAGGAAAGTATCGGTCATGCCCTGCCGGAGCCTGATTTTATTGAGGCGCCGGGTGCGTTTATAGTCACTCTCTGGCGGGACTGGCTTACGGAGTCGGTTCTGTTAGGCCTAAGCCTGAATGAACGACAGACCGCCGTTATTCCGCATCTGAAAATCAGACGCCAGATCACCAATGCCGATTATCGGCAACTGACCGGCGTGACCGACAGGACGGCTGCCAGGGATCTCGATGAATTAGTGAAGAAAGGGCTGCTGGTCAAGACCGCGAAAACCGGACGTAGCACGGCTTACCGTCTGCCTGCTAAACCTGCCATAAACCCGACAAACCAGACAGATGCAAAACCAGACAAAAAGCCGACAAACCCGTCATCGCCTGAAGCGGCCAGTAAGAAAAATGGCAGGAGCCGAAAGAAACAATCATGA
- a CDS encoding N-6 DNA methylase, whose translation MAIKKSELYSKLWQSCDALRGGMDASQYKDYVLVLLFIKYISDKYAGQQYAPIVIPKGASFKDMVALKGKPDIGDQINKKIIAPLVSANKQLSHSDFPDFNDSVKLGDGKEKVERLTDLISIFEDAAMDFSRNHAEGDDILGDAYEYLMRLFATESGKSKGQFYTPAEVSRVIAQIIGIREAKTSPDTTVYDPTCGSGSLLLKVADEARTPVTISGQEKDASTAGLARMNMILHNNPTAFIWQGNTLTDPKFKDGDTLKTFDYVVANPPFSDKRWRTGLDPLNDPYDRFKSFGIPPSKGDYAYLLHIVRSLKSTGKGACILPHGVLFRGASEADIRRNLVRKGYIKGIIGLPANLFYGTGIPACIVVVDKENAYNRKGIFMIDAGRGFMKDGPKNRLRSQDIHKIVDVFTRQLEIPKYSRMVSLTEIEKNEFNLNLPRYIDSTEPEDMQDIEGHLKGGIPVADVEALERYWTVCADLKKALFKTNRPGYMDLAVDKTAIKPTIHQHPEFVAYAKRMNTVFAEWRKKSANTLRQLKADCKPKEIIFNLSEDLLAHYKEKPLIEPYDVYQHLMDYWAETMQDDCYMIAAEGWKAETYHKKDKKGKEKEKDWACDLVPKNLIVARYFAKEQDNIDRLEAELESVAAELSELQDEETGEDGAFSDMDKVNKSNVTFRIKEARAVYAAESDAAEEIEALDKWLKLSGKESDLKKKLKEAESALDAKAYAHYPKLTDAEIKTLVVDDKWLAALELAVYGEMERISQTLTRRIKELAERYETPMPQQVYRVVELEKKVNGHLKRMGFKWD comes from the coding sequence ATGGCTATAAAGAAATCTGAACTCTACTCAAAGCTCTGGCAAAGTTGCGACGCGCTGCGCGGCGGAATGGATGCCAGCCAGTATAAGGACTACGTTCTAGTCCTTCTTTTTATCAAGTACATCAGCGATAAATACGCCGGTCAGCAATATGCCCCTATCGTCATTCCAAAGGGCGCGAGCTTCAAGGATATGGTCGCGCTTAAGGGTAAACCAGATATCGGGGACCAGATAAACAAGAAGATTATCGCGCCACTGGTAAGTGCAAACAAGCAGCTTTCTCATTCGGACTTTCCCGACTTCAACGACTCCGTAAAACTTGGTGATGGCAAAGAAAAGGTAGAGCGCCTCACTGACCTTATCAGTATATTCGAAGATGCCGCCATGGATTTCTCCAGGAACCACGCCGAGGGTGATGATATCCTCGGCGACGCTTACGAGTATCTTATGCGACTCTTCGCCACCGAGAGCGGCAAGAGCAAGGGACAGTTTTATACCCCTGCTGAAGTCAGCCGTGTTATAGCGCAAATCATCGGTATACGCGAGGCTAAGACCAGTCCCGACACCACGGTATACGACCCTACCTGCGGCTCAGGCTCGCTATTGCTCAAGGTCGCCGACGAGGCGCGCACTCCGGTAACAATAAGCGGGCAGGAGAAAGACGCCTCCACCGCAGGCCTGGCCCGGATGAACATGATACTGCACAATAACCCCACGGCGTTTATATGGCAGGGTAACACGCTCACCGATCCCAAGTTCAAGGACGGAGATACACTAAAAACCTTCGACTACGTGGTGGCCAATCCTCCCTTCAGCGATAAGCGCTGGAGGACGGGCCTCGACCCGCTCAACGACCCTTACGATCGTTTCAAATCCTTTGGTATTCCACCTTCCAAGGGCGATTACGCCTATCTGCTGCACATCGTACGCTCGCTGAAGAGCACCGGCAAAGGCGCGTGTATCCTACCGCACGGCGTACTTTTCCGCGGCGCTTCCGAGGCGGATATCCGGCGCAACCTGGTGCGCAAGGGCTATATCAAGGGCATCATAGGCCTGCCCGCCAACCTGTTTTACGGTACCGGCATCCCGGCTTGTATTGTAGTCGTGGACAAGGAGAACGCCTACAACCGCAAGGGCATTTTTATGATAGATGCCGGCAGGGGCTTCATGAAGGACGGCCCCAAGAACCGACTGCGTTCGCAGGACATTCACAAGATCGTGGACGTCTTCACCAGACAACTGGAGATACCCAAATACTCGCGCATGGTCAGCCTCACGGAAATCGAGAAGAACGAGTTCAACCTCAATCTGCCGCGCTATATCGATAGCACCGAGCCGGAGGACATGCAGGACATAGAAGGCCATCTCAAAGGCGGCATCCCCGTGGCGGACGTGGAGGCGCTGGAGCGCTACTGGACTGTCTGTGCGGATCTGAAAAAGGCTCTGTTCAAAACCAACCGCCCCGGCTACATGGACCTTGCCGTGGACAAGACGGCTATCAAGCCTACTATTCACCAGCACCCCGAGTTCGTCGCCTATGCCAAGCGTATGAACACGGTATTTGCCGAATGGAGGAAAAAGAGCGCTAATACATTGCGCCAGTTGAAAGCCGACTGCAAGCCGAAGGAAATTATCTTTAACCTGTCCGAGGATTTACTAGCCCACTATAAAGAAAAGCCGTTGATTGAGCCCTACGATGTTTACCAGCACCTGATGGACTACTGGGCGGAGACCATGCAGGACGATTGCTATATGATTGCAGCCGAAGGCTGGAAGGCCGAGACCTATCACAAAAAGGACAAGAAAGGCAAAGAGAAGGAAAAGGATTGGGCCTGCGACCTTGTGCCCAAGAATCTGATCGTGGCCCGCTATTTTGCCAAAGAGCAGGATAATATCGACCGGCTGGAGGCAGAGCTGGAAAGCGTCGCCGCCGAGTTGAGCGAGCTTCAGGATGAAGAAACCGGTGAGGACGGGGCTTTTTCCGATATGGACAAGGTTAATAAGTCTAATGTAACCTTTCGCATAAAAGAGGCCAGAGCGGTCTACGCTGCCGAGAGCGATGCCGCGGAGGAAATTGAAGCGCTGGATAAGTGGCTGAAATTGAGCGGCAAGGAATCCGACCTGAAGAAGAAACTGAAGGAAGCCGAGTCTGCCCTCGATGCCAAAGCCTACGCCCACTACCCCAAGCTAACCGATGCCGAGATAAAAACACTGGTGGTAGACGATAAATGGCTGGCCGCGCTGGAGCTTGCCGTCTATGGAGAGATGGAGCGTATCAGCCAGACGCTCACCCGGCGCATTAAAGAACTGGCTGAACGATATGAAACCCCGATGCCTCAGCAAGTTTACCGTGTGGTAGAGCTGGAAAAGAAGGTGAACGGGCACCTGAAAAGGATGGGGTTCAAATGGGATTGA